The Candidatus Margulisiibacteriota bacterium genome window below encodes:
- a CDS encoding rRNA large subunit methyltransferase I, which translates to MKKIFVKQKVEKNIRAGHPWCFSGAIESAEESIVNGELCEVFSKDKFLGIGYYNRLSDISLRIITRVKQSIDTGFFIKRFEMLKQSKEEFLRNTNAYRLVFGESDNLPGLVVDKYGDVLVVQVHTLGIELLKNIIVNALINVMQPSMIYERSDLGVRKKEGMPVVEKHLLYGKQVDEVEIEEHGFRFLVNVVEGQKTGFFLDQRENRLDLVPFCKGKKVLNCFSYTGGFSVYAASVCESVCSVDISKPAMEVTRRNFVLNGYDIDQHKFEARDVFDYLKELKRGAYDVIILDPPSFAKNRLQVSNAIKAYITINSKALEKLEPGGILVSSSCTAHVDELTFIKILHQSSVNTGCQLKVIKSNFQPFDHSYNLAFPEGRYLKFFIMQKLPVV; encoded by the coding sequence GTGAAAAAAATATTTGTTAAACAGAAAGTTGAAAAAAATATCCGTGCCGGCCATCCCTGGTGTTTTTCCGGAGCTATTGAAAGTGCTGAGGAATCAATAGTAAACGGAGAGCTATGTGAGGTGTTCTCTAAAGATAAATTCCTGGGGATTGGCTACTATAATAGATTATCTGATATTAGTTTACGAATAATAACCAGGGTAAAACAATCAATAGATACCGGTTTTTTTATTAAGCGTTTTGAAATGCTCAAGCAGAGCAAGGAAGAATTCCTGCGCAATACCAATGCCTATCGATTGGTTTTTGGCGAAAGTGATAATCTTCCTGGACTGGTTGTTGATAAATATGGAGATGTTCTTGTTGTTCAGGTCCACACTTTAGGGATAGAACTTCTGAAGAATATCATTGTTAATGCCCTAATTAATGTTATGCAGCCGTCAATGATCTATGAGCGAAGTGATCTGGGAGTAAGGAAAAAAGAAGGCATGCCGGTCGTCGAGAAGCATTTGCTTTATGGAAAGCAGGTTGATGAAGTAGAAATTGAAGAGCACGGCTTTCGTTTTCTGGTAAATGTCGTCGAAGGGCAGAAGACCGGGTTTTTCCTTGATCAGCGGGAAAACCGGCTGGACCTGGTGCCTTTCTGCAAGGGTAAAAAAGTTTTGAACTGTTTTTCTTATACCGGCGGTTTTTCTGTTTATGCGGCTTCTGTCTGTGAATCTGTGTGCAGTGTGGACATTTCGAAACCAGCTATGGAAGTAACAAGAAGAAATTTTGTTTTAAACGGGTATGATATCGATCAGCATAAGTTCGAGGCCCGAGATGTTTTTGATTACCTGAAGGAATTGAAACGCGGTGCCTATGACGTTATTATTCTTGATCCGCCGTCTTTTGCTAAAAACCGGTTGCAAGTTTCTAATGCAATAAAGGCCTATATTACTATCAACTCAAAAGCCTTGGAAAAGCTTGAACCGGGAGGGATTTTGGTGTCTTCTTCCTGTACCGCGCACGTTGATGAACTGACGTTTATTAAGATTTTGCATCAAAGCTCTGTGAATACGGGATGTCAGCTGAAAGTCATTAAATCGAATTTTCAGCCATTTGATCATTCTTATAATCTGGCCTTCCCAGAGGGAAGATATTTGAAGTTTTTTATTATGCAGAAGTTACCGGTTGTGTAG
- a CDS encoding molecular chaperone HtpG codes for MSKETFQYQTEVQQLLDLVIHSLYSNKDIFLRELISNASDAIDKIRFDAITDQNLLENNSDWKIKLAFDESAKTITVSDNGIGMSKEEVIENIGTIAKSGTKEFLKGLQEKNLTNNPEFIGQFGVGFYSSFMIADKVTLITKRAGEESKSVLWESVGDGSYTVEETTKAARGTDIILHLKEEALEYLSEWKIKDIVKRYSDYVEHPIVMDVEKEEKAEEGKEPEKKVVEEVLNSQKAIWAKPKKDISEEEYKDFYKHISHDFTDPLETIHYHAEGSTEFKALLYIPAKAPMDIHWKDYKGGLNLYVKRVFIMHDCKKIIPEYMRFLKGVVDSSDLPLNVSREILQEDRNIEKLKKNITSKIIKALQTMQEKESDKYLTFYKEFGRVLKEGLHYDFDNKDQIKDLLLFETTKTEAGKMISLKDYKARMPEDQKEIFYINGEERKELESSPLLEAFKKKGYEVIFMTDHIDEFILPYIYDYDKVKLQSVEKGDLELDTETKQQKEEKEKEYKSLLDVIKDNLKEEIKDVRLSSRLTDSASCLVAGEDSMTKSMEQLLKSMGQAVPSSKRVLEINPNHKILEVMDALYKKDQASQQLKDYSLLLYDQALLTEGSKVKDPQLFAKMISDLMVKAGV; via the coding sequence ATGTCAAAAGAGACGTTTCAATATCAAACGGAAGTCCAGCAATTATTAGACCTGGTGATCCATTCACTCTATTCGAATAAGGACATTTTCTTACGCGAATTGATTTCAAACGCTTCGGATGCGATCGATAAGATACGGTTTGATGCCATAACCGACCAGAATTTGTTGGAGAACAATTCCGATTGGAAGATCAAGCTTGCTTTCGATGAATCGGCAAAGACGATCACTGTTTCGGATAACGGTATCGGCATGTCAAAAGAAGAAGTTATCGAGAATATCGGTACTATTGCCAAGTCAGGGACCAAAGAGTTTCTTAAAGGGCTGCAAGAGAAAAACCTTACCAATAACCCAGAATTCATCGGTCAGTTCGGGGTTGGGTTTTATTCGTCATTTATGATTGCGGACAAAGTTACCCTGATTACGAAGCGGGCAGGCGAGGAGTCAAAGTCTGTGCTTTGGGAATCTGTTGGAGATGGTTCCTATACCGTGGAAGAAACCACGAAGGCAGCTCGAGGAACCGATATTATTCTTCATCTCAAAGAAGAGGCCTTAGAATATCTTTCTGAATGGAAAATAAAGGATATCGTCAAAAGATATTCTGATTACGTTGAGCATCCGATTGTGATGGACGTCGAAAAGGAAGAGAAAGCCGAAGAAGGCAAAGAACCCGAAAAGAAAGTAGTTGAAGAAGTCCTTAACTCGCAGAAGGCTATATGGGCTAAACCGAAGAAGGATATTTCCGAAGAAGAGTACAAAGACTTCTATAAGCATATTTCCCATGATTTCACCGATCCTCTGGAGACTATTCATTACCATGCCGAAGGCTCGACCGAATTCAAGGCGCTGCTCTACATTCCGGCGAAAGCTCCGATGGACATCCACTGGAAAGACTACAAAGGCGGCCTTAATCTGTACGTTAAACGTGTTTTCATTATGCATGACTGCAAGAAAATCATTCCTGAATATATGCGATTCCTTAAAGGTGTAGTCGATTCGAGCGATTTGCCTTTGAATGTATCCCGCGAAATCCTCCAGGAAGACAGGAATATCGAGAAACTTAAGAAAAATATTACCTCCAAAATCATCAAAGCATTACAGACAATGCAGGAAAAAGAGAGCGACAAATATCTAACCTTCTACAAGGAATTTGGACGGGTACTAAAAGAAGGGCTCCATTATGATTTTGACAACAAAGATCAGATAAAAGACCTTTTGTTATTTGAGACGACAAAAACCGAAGCCGGAAAAATGATCTCGCTCAAAGACTACAAAGCGCGTATGCCGGAAGATCAGAAGGAGATCTTTTATATTAATGGTGAAGAACGTAAAGAACTTGAGAGCTCGCCATTGCTGGAAGCCTTCAAGAAAAAAGGGTATGAAGTCATCTTCATGACCGATCATATTGATGAGTTCATCCTGCCTTACATTTATGACTATGATAAGGTAAAACTCCAGTCGGTAGAGAAAGGTGATCTCGAACTCGATACGGAAACCAAGCAACAGAAAGAAGAAAAAGAGAAAGAATATAAATCGCTGCTTGATGTAATTAAAGATAACCTGAAAGAAGAAATCAAAGATGTCCGTCTTTCTTCCCGGCTGACTGATAGCGCCAGCTGTTTAGTTGCAGGCGAGGATTCCATGACCAAAAGCATGGAACAGCTCCTTAAGTCTATGGGCCAGGCAGTTCCTTCATCAAAGCGTGTTTTGGAAATCAATCCTAATCATAAGATACTGGAAGTAATGGATGCGCTCTATAAAAAGGACCAGGCAAGTCAGCAATTGAAAGATTATTCGTTGTTGTTGTATGATCAGGCGCTTCTAACAGAAGGCTCAAAGGTAAAAGATCCTCAGCTGTTTGCGAAGATGATTAGCGATTTGATGGTTAAAGCTGGAGTGTAA
- a CDS encoding phosphohydrolase — protein METKIAPETLELIKSDVKTIFENSRGSHDLDHTHRVYNLCLRIGHIEHANKEVITLAALLHDIGRQKQDSSQGKVCHARYGSVLAEKVLMKYNFPDDFIKKITHCIETHRFRNNKPPVSLEAKVLFDADKLDAIGAVGIGRAFLFAGEIGAKLHNQNGEITQTQEYSIEDTAYREYMVKLRYIKDKMLTDEGKRLAQGRHQFMVEFFDRLDQECNGLS, from the coding sequence ATGGAAACAAAGATTGCGCCAGAAACGCTTGAGCTTATTAAAAGCGATGTAAAAACCATCTTCGAAAACAGCCGGGGAAGCCATGATCTTGACCATACTCACAGGGTGTACAACCTTTGCCTCCGTATAGGCCATATTGAACACGCAAACAAAGAAGTCATTACCTTGGCAGCGCTGCTTCATGATATTGGCAGACAGAAACAAGACAGTAGCCAGGGAAAAGTCTGCCATGCCAGGTACGGGTCAGTACTGGCAGAAAAAGTTTTAATGAAATACAATTTCCCTGATGATTTTATAAAGAAGATTACCCACTGCATCGAAACACATCGATTCAGGAACAATAAGCCACCTGTCAGCCTTGAGGCAAAAGTACTGTTTGATGCCGACAAGCTTGATGCCATTGGTGCCGTGGGAATTGGCCGGGCATTCCTTTTTGCCGGAGAAATAGGAGCAAAGCTTCATAACCAAAATGGCGAGATCACTCAAACCCAGGAATATTCTATCGAAGATACTGCCTATAGGGAGTATATGGTCAAACTCCGCTATATTAAAGATAAAATGCTGACAGACGAAGGAAAAAGGCTGGCACAAGGACGGCATCAGTTTATGGTAGAGTTCTTCGACCGGCTCGATCAAGAATGTAATGGTCTGAGTTAA
- the trpS gene encoding tryptophan--tRNA ligase — MRILSGIQPSGPLHIGNYFGMMKKMIQYQETSQLLCFIANYHALTSISNSTLLAENTLEAAISFLALGLDPNKSIFWVQSDIPEVTELTWILANITPVGLMERSHSYKDKIAKGLAPNMGLFNYPILMASDILLYQSEKVPVGKDQKQHVEITRDIAIRFNNEYGDIFTIPEPEIDENVATIPGIDGQKMSKSYNNTIEIFTDKATLKTKVMSIVTDSLPVDASKDPDKCNVFNIYKLFIPTEEEAILRNRYINGGLKYSEVKKELVEIIWNFYAPYREKYEDLKAHPEVVRTILKTGEKRAREIAQPTIEKVKKSIGLRY, encoded by the coding sequence ATGAGAATTTTATCCGGCATACAGCCCTCAGGGCCACTTCACATCGGAAATTATTTCGGGATGATGAAAAAGATGATCCAATATCAGGAAACATCGCAACTCCTCTGCTTCATCGCCAATTACCATGCGTTGACATCAATAAGCAACAGCACTCTGTTAGCTGAGAATACACTTGAGGCAGCAATAAGCTTCTTAGCACTAGGACTGGACCCGAATAAAAGCATTTTTTGGGTCCAATCGGATATCCCTGAAGTGACGGAATTAACATGGATACTTGCCAATATTACCCCGGTAGGGCTCATGGAAAGAAGTCACTCCTATAAAGACAAAATCGCCAAAGGGTTAGCACCAAATATGGGACTCTTTAATTATCCGATACTTATGGCATCAGACATCCTTCTCTACCAATCCGAAAAAGTTCCAGTTGGAAAAGATCAAAAACAGCATGTAGAAATTACCCGGGATATTGCCATTAGGTTTAATAATGAATATGGAGATATTTTTACCATCCCTGAACCGGAAATCGATGAAAACGTAGCAACGATACCCGGTATCGATGGTCAAAAAATGTCAAAATCTTATAATAATACGATTGAAATCTTTACGGATAAAGCGACATTAAAGACAAAAGTCATGAGCATCGTAACAGATTCACTTCCGGTAGATGCATCGAAAGACCCGGACAAATGCAATGTGTTCAATATATATAAGCTGTTCATTCCCACTGAAGAAGAAGCTATCCTGAGAAACCGGTATATAAACGGCGGGCTTAAGTATTCGGAAGTAAAAAAAGAGCTAGTCGAAATTATCTGGAACTTCTATGCTCCATATCGAGAGAAATACGAAGACCTGAAAGCACATCCGGAAGTTGTCAGAACCATACTCAAAACCGGCGAAAAACGAGCACGCGAAATTGCACAGCCGACCATTGAAAAAGTCAAGAAATCAATAGGTTTACGCTATTAA
- a CDS encoding peptide chain release factor 3 encodes MDTIHEEIQIRRTFAIISHPDAGKTTLTEKLLLFGGAIQTAGAVKSKKNDKSTVSDFMEIEKQRGISVATSVMGFHYRGKKINLLDTPGHADFSEDTYRTLTAVDSALMVIDSTKGVEERTRSLCQVCSMRSTPIITFMNKLDREGRDPFEVLDEVEKELKIKVCPQSWPIGMGKLFKGVYSIYENRVILFKPHGKQDSVGVVEITDINDPKLDELLGDQAQKLREDVEIVKGVYPSLDIKEYLDGRITPVFFGSAVNNFGVRELLDCFVDLAPPPVSRMTDIREVQPDESKFTGFIFKIHANMDPNHRDRIAFLRICSGIFERNKRYYHVRSDKPYKSANPTAFMAQDKTIIDQAFPGDIIGLHDTGTFNIGDTVTEGEKLNYIGIPRFAPEIFKYVINLDPMKSKQLNKGLEQLSEEGVAQFFTKMTTGQKLIGAVGALQFEVIQYRLKNEYNASCRFESAEYAIACWIASSDQGAMDNFRRYYASQVAKDKEGKLVFLAKSKWMLERTQEDYPKIEFHFTSEF; translated from the coding sequence ATGGATACCATACATGAAGAAATACAGATTAGAAGAACATTTGCGATAATTAGCCATCCGGATGCCGGGAAGACAACCCTTACCGAAAAGCTTCTCCTTTTTGGCGGCGCGATTCAAACTGCCGGGGCAGTTAAATCCAAAAAGAATGATAAATCGACTGTTTCTGATTTTATGGAGATCGAAAAACAGCGTGGGATATCGGTTGCCACTTCAGTAATGGGGTTTCATTACCGGGGCAAGAAGATTAATTTGCTGGATACTCCGGGCCACGCGGACTTCTCGGAAGATACCTACCGTACCCTGACAGCGGTTGATAGTGCGCTAATGGTAATTGATTCTACCAAAGGTGTGGAAGAGCGAACAAGGAGCCTGTGCCAGGTATGTAGTATGCGGAGCACGCCGATTATCACGTTTATGAATAAGCTTGATCGCGAAGGCCGTGACCCGTTTGAAGTGCTTGATGAAGTGGAAAAAGAACTCAAAATAAAAGTTTGTCCGCAAAGCTGGCCGATCGGGATGGGGAAACTGTTTAAAGGTGTCTATAGTATATATGAAAACCGGGTTATATTATTTAAACCCCATGGCAAACAGGACAGCGTGGGTGTTGTAGAGATCACAGACATTAATGATCCGAAGCTGGATGAGCTGCTCGGAGATCAAGCCCAGAAGCTGCGTGAAGATGTTGAGATCGTCAAAGGTGTCTATCCTTCTCTTGATATCAAGGAATATTTGGACGGACGCATTACTCCGGTGTTTTTTGGGAGCGCGGTTAATAATTTCGGGGTCAGAGAGCTGCTTGATTGTTTTGTTGATCTTGCGCCGCCGCCGGTATCGCGAATGACAGATATTCGGGAAGTTCAGCCGGATGAAAGCAAATTTACCGGGTTCATTTTTAAGATACATGCCAATATGGATCCTAACCACCGGGACCGGATTGCGTTTTTGCGAATCTGCTCCGGGATTTTTGAGAGAAATAAACGGTATTATCATGTCAGGTCCGATAAGCCGTATAAAAGTGCCAATCCCACTGCCTTTATGGCACAGGATAAAACGATAATCGATCAGGCGTTTCCTGGAGATATCATCGGGCTGCATGATACTGGAACGTTTAATATCGGAGATACCGTTACCGAAGGCGAAAAGCTTAATTATATCGGTATTCCTCGATTTGCGCCTGAGATATTTAAGTATGTTATCAACCTCGATCCTATGAAGTCCAAACAGTTGAATAAAGGTTTGGAGCAACTGTCTGAAGAAGGGGTAGCGCAATTTTTTACCAAAATGACGACCGGCCAAAAATTAATCGGTGCTGTCGGTGCTCTTCAGTTCGAGGTTATCCAATATCGCTTGAAAAATGAGTATAATGCTTCTTGTAGGTTTGAAAGCGCCGAATATGCTATTGCCTGCTGGATAGCAAGCAGTGATCAGGGTGCTATGGATAATTTCCGTCGATACTATGCTTCGCAAGTGGCGAAAGATAAAGAGGGGAAATTGGTGTTCCTGGCGAAAAGCAAATGGATGCTTGAGCGAACCCAGGAAGATTATCCAAAAATAGAATTTCATTTCACCTCAGAGTTTTAG
- a CDS encoding HD family phosphohydrolase, with amino-acid sequence MTSANYYKGVIDKIVGLPTLPTVIGKITELMQDPKTVANDIGRAIGEDQALTAKVLKLVNSAFYGFPRRISTIAQAVVILGFSALRNIVLTASIVNLFPTDKTQKTSFDRDAFWTHSIATGIAAKVIAKKIGIKDIEKAFIGGLLHDVGKLILDQFIHQDFEKVMTYVNEKDCLFLDAENTILQVTHSEIGGWLGEKWKLPTDLVQIISLHHQPLYAKEETKLACVVLLADIIVRALGIGFGGDNKIPIIDESIWNELGISFIMIEKVMNEVYDEIERSGYFMSIVKEA; translated from the coding sequence ATGACATCAGCTAATTATTACAAAGGCGTAATTGATAAGATAGTAGGGTTACCAACCTTACCAACGGTTATCGGGAAGATAACCGAATTAATGCAAGATCCTAAAACGGTTGCGAATGATATCGGCCGAGCTATTGGAGAAGATCAGGCGCTCACTGCGAAAGTGCTGAAATTGGTCAACTCAGCATTTTATGGGTTTCCCCGTAGAATAAGCACTATTGCGCAGGCCGTCGTTATTCTCGGGTTCTCGGCGTTACGCAATATTGTCCTGACTGCGTCAATTGTTAATCTTTTTCCAACAGACAAGACTCAAAAAACCTCGTTTGACAGGGATGCTTTCTGGACCCACTCGATAGCCACCGGAATTGCCGCGAAAGTTATCGCAAAGAAAATAGGAATTAAAGATATTGAAAAGGCTTTCATCGGCGGATTGCTACACGATGTTGGCAAACTTATTCTGGATCAGTTCATTCATCAGGATTTCGAAAAAGTAATGACCTATGTGAATGAAAAAGATTGTTTATTTCTCGATGCTGAGAATACTATCTTGCAGGTTACGCATTCCGAAATCGGAGGCTGGTTGGGTGAAAAATGGAAACTGCCGACAGACTTGGTGCAGATTATTTCTTTACATCACCAGCCGCTTTACGCAAAAGAAGAAACGAAGTTAGCCTGTGTGGTTCTTCTAGCTGATATTATTGTGAGAGCTTTAGGAATAGGCTTTGGCGGCGATAATAAGATCCCGATAATTGACGAGAGTATTTGGAACGAGTTGGGCATATCTTTTATTATGATCGAGAAAGTAATGAACGAAGTCTATGACGAGATAGAACGGTCAGGCTATTTTATGAGTATCGTGAAGGAGGCCTAG
- a CDS encoding magnesium transporter CorA family protein, whose protein sequence is MLSIYKSDGKALNSLTLESVDKGSWFNLVKPTGDELKSVAEATNVPADFLKAALDREELSRIEIESDYILLITNIPIMDETNNNFDTLPLGIIITNEYFITVCVKENNVLTYFNSENAMTFCTFKKTQFLLQILYRSAKIYLKYLRYINHQTDNLERDLRRSIKNNALFQLLDWQKSLVYFTTSLKDNDVVLKKLLRIISTNNHQLVLKKYEDDEELLEDVLIENRQAIETVEIHSNILTSMMDAFASIISNNLNIVMKYLTSVTILVAVPTMIASFFGMNVHVPLNQSPWGFIAVVFISFCSMSLTAFVLWKKDMFS, encoded by the coding sequence ATGTTATCAATTTATAAAAGTGATGGGAAAGCATTAAACTCTTTAACGCTGGAATCTGTAGATAAGGGTAGCTGGTTCAATCTCGTCAAACCCACAGGTGACGAATTAAAATCCGTAGCTGAAGCAACAAACGTCCCAGCCGACTTCTTAAAAGCAGCCTTGGACAGGGAAGAGTTATCCCGTATTGAAATAGAATCCGACTATATCCTTCTTATTACCAATATTCCTATTATGGACGAGACGAACAATAACTTTGATACATTGCCGCTAGGGATCATCATTACAAATGAATATTTTATCACTGTCTGCGTAAAAGAAAATAATGTTTTAACCTACTTTAATTCCGAAAATGCCATGACATTCTGCACCTTTAAAAAGACTCAATTCCTCTTACAGATCTTATACCGATCAGCAAAGATCTACTTGAAGTATTTGAGGTATATTAACCATCAGACAGACAATTTAGAAAGAGATCTTCGCAGGTCCATTAAGAATAATGCCTTATTTCAGTTGCTCGATTGGCAAAAAAGTTTAGTATACTTTACTACTTCGCTAAAAGATAATGACGTCGTCTTAAAGAAATTATTGCGGATCATCAGCACAAATAATCACCAGCTAGTCTTAAAAAAATACGAGGACGATGAAGAATTGCTCGAAGACGTACTCATCGAAAATAGACAAGCCATAGAAACAGTCGAAATACATAGCAACATCCTTACAAGTATGATGGATGCGTTTGCCTCAATCATTTCAAATAATTTGAACATCGTTATGAAATACTTAACTTCGGTCACGATCCTCGTTGCCGTTCCGACAATGATAGCCAGTTTCTTTGGAATGAACGTCCACGTTCCCTTAAATCAAAGTCCCTGGGGATTCATTGCCGTTGTCTTCATTTCCTTTTGCTCAATGAGCCTGACTGCTTTTGTCTTATGGAAAAAGGATATGTTCTCCTAA
- a CDS encoding thiazole synthase: protein MSIVDPLIIAGEKFSSRLFTGTGKFSSVEVMRGVLESTGTQMITVALRRVDLSNPDDNILGSIDRQKYRILPNTSGARNAEEAVRLARMAKATGISNWIKLEVIPEPRYLMPDGEETLKAARILIKEGFVVLPYIQADLILAKKLEEEGTATVMPLASPIGSNQGLRMIDSLRAIIEQVNIPVVIDAGIGRPSDAALAMELGADAVLVNTAIATAHDAVGMGRAFRLSTEAGRIAYLAGLASSGHHAFASSPLEWLSRK, encoded by the coding sequence ATGTCGATCGTAGATCCTTTAATTATTGCGGGGGAAAAATTCTCTTCACGTTTGTTTACCGGTACCGGTAAATTTTCTTCTGTCGAAGTAATGCGCGGAGTACTTGAATCTACCGGGACGCAAATGATTACTGTTGCCCTTCGCCGCGTTGACCTCTCAAACCCGGATGATAATATCCTTGGATCAATTGACCGGCAGAAATACCGGATTCTTCCGAACACCTCCGGTGCAAGAAATGCCGAGGAAGCTGTTCGGCTTGCCCGCATGGCAAAAGCCACTGGAATCAGCAACTGGATAAAGCTCGAGGTTATTCCTGAACCTCGTTATCTTATGCCTGACGGAGAAGAAACACTCAAGGCCGCCAGAATATTAATCAAAGAAGGCTTCGTTGTCCTTCCTTATATCCAGGCAGATCTTATTCTTGCTAAGAAACTGGAGGAAGAAGGCACAGCAACGGTAATGCCCCTGGCTTCTCCTATCGGGTCTAATCAAGGATTACGCATGATTGACTCCCTTAGAGCTATAATTGAGCAAGTCAATATCCCGGTTGTTATTGACGCCGGTATCGGCAGACCATCTGACGCAGCTTTAGCGATGGAGCTTGGCGCCGACGCTGTCCTTGTTAATACTGCCATCGCCACAGCACACGATGCCGTTGGTATGGGCAGGGCATTTAGGTTATCAACGGAAGCTGGCCGTATAGCATACCTGGCAGGACTGGCATCTTCCGGGCATCATGCCTTTGCCTCAAGTCCTTTAGAGTGGTTAAGTAGAAAATGA